A single Paenibacillus kribbensis DNA region contains:
- a CDS encoding ABC transporter ATP-binding protein translates to MSTLLEIRNLKKHYPIKKGLFSKQVGAIKAVDGINLTVQQGETLAIVGESGCGKSTTGRAILRLIEPTDGEILFNGTDIRKLNTEQLRKFRTDMQMVFQDPFASLDPRWTVQQVLEEPLITHEKWSKEQLKERVEELLEVVGLSPYHAHRYPHEFSGGQRQRIGIARALALHPKFIVCDEPVSALDVSIQAQVLNLMKDLQKQYDLTYMFISHDLSVVKFISDRVGVMYLGKLVELAPTQEVFKEPLHPYTKALMSAVPVADPEAERERIVLKGDVPSPENPPSGCAFHNRCPAAMDICSKVQPIFAEAAPGRQVACHLYPTSTPEEAIAGQA, encoded by the coding sequence ATGAGTACACTGCTTGAAATACGTAATTTGAAAAAACACTATCCGATCAAAAAAGGACTTTTTTCCAAGCAAGTGGGAGCAATCAAAGCGGTGGATGGTATTAACCTGACTGTACAGCAGGGTGAAACCCTGGCAATCGTGGGAGAATCCGGCTGTGGCAAATCCACAACCGGACGGGCCATTCTCAGATTAATCGAACCAACCGATGGAGAGATTCTGTTTAACGGCACGGATATACGGAAGCTGAATACAGAGCAGCTGCGCAAATTCAGAACGGATATGCAAATGGTGTTTCAAGATCCGTTTGCTTCGCTTGATCCAAGATGGACGGTGCAGCAGGTGCTGGAAGAACCGCTTATCACGCATGAAAAATGGAGCAAAGAACAGCTCAAAGAGCGTGTGGAAGAGCTGCTCGAAGTGGTCGGATTATCTCCTTATCACGCTCATCGTTACCCGCATGAATTCTCGGGCGGCCAACGCCAGCGGATTGGGATTGCACGGGCACTGGCGCTTCACCCCAAATTTATCGTGTGTGACGAGCCAGTTTCGGCCCTCGATGTCTCCATCCAGGCGCAGGTGCTCAATCTGATGAAGGACCTGCAAAAGCAATACGACCTGACGTACATGTTCATTTCCCATGATTTATCGGTCGTCAAATTTATAAGTGACCGTGTTGGTGTGATGTACCTGGGCAAGCTGGTTGAGCTTGCACCGACCCAGGAAGTGTTCAAGGAGCCGCTGCATCCGTATACGAAGGCGTTGATGTCTGCGGTCCCTGTAGCTGATCCGGAAGCCGAGCGTGAGCGGATTGTGCTCAAGGGCGATGTACCCAGCCCGGAAAATCCGCCAAGCGGCTGTGCGTTTCATAACCGCTGCCCGGCAGCCATGGATATTTGCAGCAAAGTACAGCCGATCTTTGCAGAAGCTGCACCGGGTCGGCAGGTAGCCTGTCACTTGTATCCGACATCCACGCCGGAAGAGGCGATAGCCGGACAGGCATAA